A single genomic interval of Nonomuraea rubra harbors:
- a CDS encoding FAD-dependent monooxygenase, producing MSGDGTIMVAGAGPAGLMLAAELTLAGAEVTVLDALPERSPYCRGFNLNARSLELLDRRGIAGRFLAEGPAVPAGMFADPARPLDLTVMDTDHPYVLGIAQTRVEELLEQWLAELGVPVRWGHTVADLEQDGDGVEVTVESGGRRWRTRAAYLAGCDGSRSLVRKRAGIGFPGTPATHYGVLADLELADPAALPFGMTKGERGTVFVIPRPGYVRIVLDDPEPPADRDEPVTLPYFQRLLDDQLGRHVELREPRWLTRFGDAARLADRYVAGRVVLAGDAAHIHPPTGAIGVNVALADAVNLGWKLAATALGHAPGGLLHSYHDERHAAGERLLSTIRAQTALAGHDPALAPVRDLFGELVERVTGAGKYLAELATGVSTRYDPRIPGDHPWLGRLAPNLELTLDGRRTSVAELLHRARPILLRLGDRPLPAPGDGVDTYDARCPAQPGLEGLLIRPDGHTAWVSTTSDPQPGGTLATALATWFSAGSRVG from the coding sequence GTGAGCGGCGACGGCACGATCATGGTGGCGGGCGCGGGGCCCGCCGGGCTGATGCTGGCGGCGGAGCTGACGCTCGCCGGGGCCGAGGTGACGGTGCTCGACGCGCTGCCGGAGCGCTCGCCGTACTGCAGGGGGTTCAACCTCAACGCCCGCAGCCTGGAGCTGCTCGACCGGCGCGGCATCGCCGGGCGATTCCTGGCCGAGGGGCCGGCCGTGCCGGCGGGCATGTTCGCCGACCCCGCCAGGCCGCTCGACCTGACGGTGATGGACACCGACCATCCGTACGTGCTGGGCATCGCGCAGACCCGCGTCGAGGAGCTGCTGGAGCAGTGGCTGGCCGAGCTGGGTGTGCCGGTGCGCTGGGGGCACACAGTCGCCGACCTGGAGCAGGACGGCGACGGCGTCGAGGTGACCGTCGAGTCCGGCGGCCGGAGGTGGCGCACCCGGGCCGCCTACCTCGCCGGTTGCGACGGCAGCCGCAGCCTGGTGCGCAAGCGCGCCGGGATCGGCTTCCCCGGCACGCCCGCCACCCACTACGGCGTGCTCGCGGACCTCGAGCTCGCCGACCCCGCCGCCCTGCCGTTCGGCATGACCAAGGGCGAGCGCGGCACGGTGTTCGTGATCCCGCGGCCCGGCTACGTCCGCATCGTGCTCGACGACCCCGAGCCGCCCGCCGACCGCGACGAACCCGTGACGCTGCCCTACTTCCAGCGGCTGCTGGACGACCAGCTCGGCCGCCACGTGGAGCTGCGCGAGCCGCGCTGGCTCACGCGCTTCGGCGACGCGGCCCGGCTCGCGGACCGCTACGTCGCCGGACGCGTGGTGCTGGCGGGCGACGCCGCGCACATCCACCCGCCGACCGGCGCGATCGGGGTCAACGTGGCGCTGGCCGACGCGGTCAACCTCGGCTGGAAGCTCGCCGCCACAGCGCTCGGCCACGCCCCAGGCGGGCTGCTGCACAGCTACCACGACGAACGGCACGCCGCCGGCGAGCGCCTGCTGAGCACCATCCGCGCCCAGACGGCCCTCGCCGGCCACGACCCCGCCCTCGCCCCGGTGCGGGACCTGTTCGGCGAGCTGGTCGAACGGGTGACCGGCGCCGGCAAGTACCTCGCGGAGCTGGCGACCGGCGTGAGCACCCGCTACGACCCGAGGATCCCCGGCGACCACCCGTGGCTCGGCCGCCTCGCCCCCAACCTGGAGCTGACCCTCGACGGCCGCCGCACCAGCGTCGCCGAGCTGCTGCACCGGGCCCGCCCGATCCTGCTCCGCCTCGGCGACCGGCCGCTGCCGGCCCCCGGCGACGGGGTGGACACCTACGACGCCCGGTGTCCCGCCCAGCCCGGGCTCGAAGGGCTGCTGATCCGCCCAGACGGTCACACCGCCTGGGTCTCCACCACCTCCGACCCCCAGCCCGGCGGCACCCTCGCCACGGCCCTGGCCACCTGGTTCAGCGCCGGCTCCCGGGTGGGCTGA